A genomic stretch from Arachis stenosperma cultivar V10309 chromosome 3, arast.V10309.gnm1.PFL2, whole genome shotgun sequence includes:
- the LOC130965897 gene encoding uncharacterized protein LOC130965897: MLSNMGGVGSKEVGRIAHRFLYALSNNEFTNRLFWIDGDQHVRVMFDLHARLMSQHVMELYATVRYVVVGGGPSPSAPKVVPLEATPIHYAQPHDSADDSDSEDDSTYVVGSGSSSDIVSEDEFVPETPNGSVGRFLLSPPLAIAQLSDPDDLLNTGDGKDYNTNGGGKFQIGHRFSNREAVLMAVKNYNIRRNVEYRVLVSDRLKYHCRCIHQWLSMEFSCSIMTELKLLGVLSIRVTILSPRIERCGWQSKKTIVKFYGDWEESYNRIPTLLQALQQCLPAFKHCKPFLLVDRTHLYGKYGGDWYFNALGTLSYEMVDWALRFWKNL, from the exons ATGCTGAGTAATATGGGAGGAGTAGGATCAAAGGAGGTTGGGAGGATTGCACATAGATTTCTATATGCGCTTTCGAACAATGAATTTACGAACCGGTTATTCTGGATAGATGGGGATCAGCATGTGAGAGTAATGTTCGACCTACATGCACGACTGATGTCCCAACATGTGATGGAGTTGTATGCTACGGTCCGTTATGTAGTTGTTGGGGGTGGGCCGTCTCCTTCAGCTCCTAAAGTCGTGCCACTCGAGGCGACACCGATCCACTATGCCCAGCCTCATGATAGTGCCGACGATTCCGACAGTGAGGACGATTCAACCTATGTTGTCGGATCCGGGTCGTCAAGCGACATAGTGTCAGAAGATGAGTTTGTGCCAGAGACTCCCAATGGCAGTGTTGGTAGGTTTCTGCTGTCTCCCCCTTTGGCCATTGCTCAACTGTCAGAT CCGGACGATCTTTTGAACACTGGGGACGGGAAAGATTACAACACGAATGGTGGGGGGAAATTTCAAATTGGGCATAGGTTCAGCAATCGAGAAGCAGTTCTAATGGCGGTAAAGAACTACAATATTCGACGGAATGTAGAGTACAGAGTGCTGGTGTCAGATAGGCTTAAATATCACTGTCGATGCATTCACCAATGGTTGTCCATGGAGTTTTCGTGTAGCATTATGACAGAACTTAAATTACTA GGAG TGCTGTCCATCAGAGTTACCATTTTAAGCCCTCGTATCGAAAGGTGTGGATGGCAAAGCAAAAAGACGATTGTTAAGTTCTATGGCGACTGGGAAGAGTCATACAATAGGATTCCAACACTCTTACAAGCTTTGCAGCAGTGCCTCCCAG CATTTAAGCATTGCAAGCCGTTTTTATTAGTGGACAGAACACATTTGTACGGCAAGTACGGGGGCGACTGGTACTTCAATGCTTTGGGTACACTATCCTATGAGATGGTTGATTGGGCTCTTCGTTTTTGGAAGAATTTGTGA
- the LOC130967795 gene encoding uncharacterized protein LOC130967795, whose amino-acid sequence MKLSSKSILSPSHSKDAPHLTRKLASSGSTKGGGGGSQASPNPAMFRSGGRKRGPGYVNPEPSSPKVTCIGQVRVLKQGKKMRGRSKRRGGGGGEASFRSRGEQSFHGGDLNRQKSQRSQSLQQECLSQRNQRWVHVPSAICEALRAFGSEFSCFFSCRSSCGREKHSAKAEEEGAAVGSWLVTLQEGSDPHKGREIELIMGGSEEDETQGDNNNSPERSNRRRRHVFEDIDIDIDNLKSEEEEKARVSICIPPKNALLLMRCRSDPVKMAALANRFWEPSVQATQEEREAEEAQMQMEEDSNKEVEKNYNVAIHDESGKSTLAFVSKEETEAANNEGNQVVIEEAKGDVEKEEEAIGEVTNYGEENDVAQRSELSSTTAHSAPSGIDDAKGSTVKMTSEEKPVEEENRSKERESGALPECLLLMMCEPKLSMEVSRETWICTADFVRWLPPRPAAKSSGGDRQHKKRMAAVDNKPPPPPTAAVQPQQVQPGRSSFSFPAAAVASAVGTNAGEGSALKRCKSEPRRSAAKLAPEACSWNNRKLTEPHPPAPVGVGGAAGVGF is encoded by the coding sequence ATGAAGCTCTCTTCAAAATCCATTCTCAGCCCAAGCCATAGCAAAGACGCACCTCACTTAACGAGAAAGCTAGCAAGCAGTGGCAGCACCAAAGGTGGTGGCGGCGGCAGCCAGGCCTCACCGAACCCAGCGATGTTCCGATCCGGTGGTAGAAAGCGAGGACCGGGATACGTAAACCCAGAGCCTTCATCCCCGAAGGTCACATGCATTGGACAAGTGAGAGTGTTGAAACAGGGgaagaagatgagagggagATCTAAGAGAAGAGGAGGCGGAGGAGGAGAAGCGAGCTTCAGGAGCAGAGGCGAACAAAGCTTTCACGGTGGAGATCTCAACCGACAGAAGTCGCAAAGAAGTCAGAGCTTACAGCAGGAGTGTTTGTCTCAACGGAACCAACGATGGGTTCACGTTCCTTCAGCAATATGCGAAGCTCTGAGAGCGTTTGGTTCTGAATTCAGCTGCTTCTTCAGTTGCAGGTCTTCTTGCGGGAGGGAAAAACATTCGGCCAAGGCAGAAGAAGAAGGGGCAGCAGTTGGAAGTTGGCTGGTGACTCTTCAAGAAGGGAGTGATCCCCATAAGGGAAGGGAGATTGAACTTATAATGGGAGGTAGTGAAGAAGATGAAACCCAAGGAGACAACAATAACAGCCCTGAGAGAAGCAACAGAAGGAGGAGGCACGTGTTTGAAGACATTGACATCGATATAGACAATCTCAAGAGTGAGGAGGAAGAGAAAGCTAGAGTTAGCATATGCATCCCTCCAAAGAATGCTCTGTTGTTGATGAGGTGCAGATCTGACCCTGTCAAAATGGCTGCCCTCGCTAACAGGTTTTGGGAGCCAAGTGTTCAGGCAACACAAGAAGAAAGAGAAGCTGAAGAGGCCCAAATGCAAATGGAAGAGGACTCTAACAAGGAAGTGGAAAAGAATTACAATGTTGCGATTCATGATGAGAGTGGAAAAAGTACACTTGCTTTTGTTAGTAAAGAAGAAACAGAGGCAGCAAATAATGAAGGCAATCAAGTGGTCATCGAAGAAGCGAAAGGAGAtgttgaaaaagaagaggaagctATTGGAGAAGTGACTAATTATGGTGAGGAAAACGACGTCGCACAGAGATCTGAGCTTTCTTCAACTACTGCACACTCTGCACCTTCAGGAATTGATGATGCCAAAGGGTCAACAGTGAAAATGACTTCAGAGGAGAAACccgtggaagaagaaaataggtcaaaggagagagaaagtggagCATTACCAGAATGCTTGCTTTTGATGATGTGCGAACCCAAGCTGTCAATGGAGGTTTCCAGGGAGACGTGGATCTGTACCGCCGACTTCGTACGGTGGCTGCCGCCGAGGCCAGCGGCGAAATCCAGTGGAGGAGATCGTCAACACAAGAAGCGGATGGCCGCCGTGGACAACAAGCCGCCGCCTCCGCCGACGGCGGCTGTTCAGCCGCAGCAGGTGCAACCGGGGAGGTCATCGTTCTCGTTTCCGGCCGCCGCTGTGGCGTCGGCGGTAGGGACAAATGCAGGAGAGGGTTCGGCTCTAAAGCGGTGCAAGTCGGAGCCGAGAAGGTCAGCGGCTAAGCTAGCTCCGGAAGCGTGTTCGTGGAACAATAGGAAGCTGACGGAGCCACATCCTCCAGCACCGGTTGGAGTTGGCGGCGCAGCGGGGGTTGGATTTTGA